From a region of the Coffea arabica cultivar ET-39 chromosome 3e, Coffea Arabica ET-39 HiFi, whole genome shotgun sequence genome:
- the LOC113737762 gene encoding polygalacturonase-like, which produces MAKCISILSILFLSILCHFTPNIAANNVVHFGARGDGRTDSTLPFLRAWMSACSSARPATVYVPRRTFLMKTVTFSGPCRSRIRFQIDGTLVAPNNHRALGNSGFWILFHKVSRLTIYGGTVDARGAGFWACRKNGRNCPAGARSISLIWCNNVLVSGLKSVNSQTMHMAIGHCSNVKIQNVKIIAPSGSPNTDGIHVESSIGVSILDSMIRTGDDCISIGPGSMNLWISRIGCGPGHGISIGSLGNSYNEAGVQNVTVTNSIFTKTQNGVRVKSWARPSGGYARNLHFRNLIMRNVAYPIIIDQKYCPDNVCPRQGSGVKISQVTYRNIKGTSATQAAVKFECSSSNPCRGITLHDIKLTYSNRLFDRPTVAYCSNAMGTHRGSVFPKSCF; this is translated from the exons ATGGCTAAATGCATTTCGATTCTATCAATCCTTTTTCTCTCCATTCTTTGCCATTTCACTCCAAATATTGCAGCTAATAATGTGGTACATTTTGGCGCACGGGGAGATGGGAGAACAGACTCGACGTTGCCTTTCCTCCGGGCATGGATGTCAGCCTGCAGCTCAGCCAGGCCGGCAACAGTGTATGTGCCCCGTAGAACTTTCTTGATGAAAACTGTCACATTTTCAGGCCCCTGCAGGAGCAGAATTAGGTTTCAGATAGATGGAACCCTTGTTGCTCCAAACAATCATCGTGCACTCGGAAATTCGGGCTTCTGGATTTTGTTTCATAAGGTCAGTAGGCTCACAATCTATGGTGGAACTGTGGATGCTCGAGGAGCTGGTTTTTGGGCTTGCAGGAAGAATGGCCGTAATTGCCCAGCTGGAGCAAGG TCAATATCACTAATTTGGTGTAACAATGTACTGGTGAGCGGATTGAAATCGGTGAACAGCCAGACAATGCATATGGCTATAGGCCATTGTAGCAATGTGAAGATACAGAATGTGAAGATCATTGCCCCCAGTGGAAGCCCCAATACAGATGGCATTCATGTTGAATCGTCAATTGGTGTTTCAATCCTGGACAGCATGATCAGAACGGGTGACGACTGTATATCAATTGGCCCTGGCTCCATGAACCTGTGGATTTCAAGAATTGGCTGTGGCCCTGGACATGGAATTAG TATTGGTAGCTTGGGCAATAGTTACAATGAAGCAGGAGTGCAGAATGTGACCGTAACTAACTCCATTTTCACCAAAACTCAGAATGGAGTGCGGGTAAAGTCATGGGCAAGACCAAGTGGTGGCTACGCTAGAAATCTTCACTTTCGAAATTTGATCATGAGAAATGTTGCCTATCCCATCATCATCGACCAAAAATATTGCCCAGATAATGTTTGCCCCCGTCAG GGGTCTGGAGTGAAGATTAGTCAAGTAACGTACAGAAACATAAAGGGCACATCAGCAACCCAAGCAGCAGTAAAGTTCGAATGCAGTTCCAGTAATCCATGTAGAGGAATCACATTACACGACATAAAGCTTACTTACTCCAACCGATTATTTGACAGGCCAACGGTGGCTTATTGTAGCAATGCAATGGGAACTCATAGAGGCTCTGTCTTCCCAAAGAGTTGTTTCTAA